In Betta splendens chromosome 22, fBetSpl5.4, whole genome shotgun sequence, the following proteins share a genomic window:
- the rock2a gene encoding rho-associated protein kinase 2 isoform X2: MSQGAERRMETRLKKLEDMIRDPRSAINLESLLDSMNALVLDLDYPALRKNKNIETFLIRYETVIGQIRNLQMKSEDFDRVKVIGRGAFGEVQLVRHKASQKVYAMKLLSKFEMIKRSDSAFFWEERDIMAFANSPWVVQLCCAFQDEHYLYMVMEYMPGGDLVNLTSTYDVPEKWAKFYTAEVVMALDAIHSMGFIHRDVKPDNMLLDRHGHLKLADFGTCMKMDSTGMVHCDTAVGTPDYISPEVLKSQGGDGYYGRECDWWSVGVFIFEMLVGDTPFYADSLVGTYSKIMDHKNSLNFPDDVEISENAKNIICAFLTDREVRLGRNGVEEIKRHPFFKNDQWTFDTIRDTVAPVVPELSSDIDTSNFDEIEEDKGDVETFPTPKAFVGNQLPFVGFTYFKEDQLLNASNNSSVIHENSKGESAALQKKLHQLEVQLKNEKQVKDELDHKYRAATGRLEKVSKELEEEVSSRKNLESSLRQLEREKALLQHKSLESHRKAESEADRKRCLENEVNSLRDQLDDLKRRNQNSHIFNEKNIHLQKQLEEANTLLRAESEAATRLRKAQTEGSKQLQQLEANARELQDKCCLLERSKLSLEKECISLQTALETERREHSQGSETISDLMVRIASLEEEARQQKQSLSKAEAEKRQLQEKLTDQEKEMSNKEIDLTYKLKVLQQELEQEETSHKSTRALLADKSKIKVTIEGAKSESMKELEQKLAEERAAKLRLENRILELEKHSSMMDCDYKQALQKLDELRRHKDRLTEEVKNLTLKIEQENQKRNLTQNDLKAQNQQLNSLRTSEKQLKQEMNHFLDIKRSLEKQNQELRKERQDTDGQLKELQDQLEAEQYFSTLYKTQVRELKEECDERNKLYKDVQQSLQELQEERDSLAAQLEITLTKADSEQLARSIAEEQYSDLEKEKIMKELELKEMMARHRQELSEKDITISSLEEANRTLTSDVANLANEKEELNNKLREAIEEREKSKDWEQNISNMKQTFEKQLQSERTLKIQAVNKLAEIMNRKQARPAGSRRGNDTDMRRKEKENRKLQLELRSEKEKLNSSIIKYQKEINEMQAQLSDESQMRIELQMALDSKDSDIEQLRNLLQSLSVQSMDSASISSGPDFDTDDAYAETRLEGWLSLPVRNNTKKFGWEKKYVVVSSKKILFYNSEQDREQSIPCMVLDIDKLFHVRPVTQTDVYRADAKEIPRIFQILYANEGESKKEPEFPVEPIGEKSSYICHKGHEFIPTLYHFPTNCEACTKPLWNVFKPPPALECRRCHIKCHKDHMDKKEEIIAPCKVNYDVSTAKNLLLLAISQEEQQKWVSRLVKKIPKKPPAPEHFSRSSPRASMKVQPSQSMRRPSRQLPTSKSS; the protein is encoded by the exons GTCAGACATAAAGCCTCTCAGAAGGTCTATGCTATGAAGCTGCTAAGCAAGTTTGAGATGATCAAACGTTCAGATTCTGCCTTTTTCTGGGAGGAACGGGACATCATGGCCTTCGCCAACAGCCCCTGGGTTGTACAG TTGTGCTGTGCCTTCCAAGACGAACACTACCTCTACATGGTGATGGAGTACATGCCAGGAGGCGACCTGGTCAACCTCACCAGCACTTATGACGTGCCGGAGAAATGGGCCAAGTTCTACACAGCCGAGGTTGTCATGGCTCTGGATGCCATTCACTCCATGGGCTTCATCCATCGTGATGTCAAACCAGACAACATGCTCCTGGACAGACACGGACACCTCAAGCTGGCAGACTTCGGCACGTGCATGAAGATGGACTCT ACCGGCATGGTGCACTGTGACACTGCAGTTGGAACTCCAGACTACATCTCTCCTGAGGTGTTGAAGTCGCAAGGTGGGGATGGATATTATGGGAGAGAATGTGACTGGTGGTCCGTGGGAGTCTTCATCTTCGAGATGCTCGTTG GTGACACGCCATTCTATGCCGACTCTCTGGTGGGAACATATAGTAAGATCATGGACCATAAGAACTCCCTTAACTTCCCTGATGATGTGGAGATCTCAGAAAATGCTAAGAACATCATCTGTgccttcctgactgacag GGAGGTACGATTGGGCAGGAACGGTGTTGAGGAAATCAAGCGACACCCATTCTTTAAGAACGACCAGTGGACCTTTGACACCATACGAGACA CTGTTGCCCCCGTGGTCCCAGAGCTGAGCAGTGACATAGACACCAGTAACTTTGATGAGATTGAAGAGGATAAGGGCGATGTTGAAACCTTCCCAACCCCTAAGGCCTTTGTTGGAAATCAGTTACCTTTTGTTGGCTTCACTTACTTTAAAGAAGACCA GTTACTAAATGCTTCCAATAATTCCTCTGTGATTCATGAGAATTCCAAAGGAGAG TCAGCAGCATTACAGAAAAAACTTCACCAGCTGGAGGTGCAGCTCAAAAACGAGAAACAGGTCAAAGATGAACTAGACCACAAATACAG agCTGCAACAGGTCGTCTGGAAAAAGTCTCTAAAGAACTTGAAGAAGAG GTAAGCAGCAGAAAGAACCTGGAGTCCAGTctgaggcagctggagagggagaaagctctgctgcagcacaagaGTCTGGAGAGTcacagaaaagcagagagcgaagcagacaggaagcgctGCCTGGAGAATGAAG TCAACAGTCTTCGTGACCAACTAGATGACTTGAAGAGACGAAATCAGAACTCGCACATTTTCAACGAAAAGAACATTCACCTACAGAAACAG CTGGAAGAAGCCAATACTTTGCTGAGGGCAGAGTCTGAGGCAGCAACGAGGCTTCGTAAAGCCCAGACGGAGGGCAGTAAGcagttgcagcagctggaagcgaATGCACGCGAGCTGCAGGATAAATGCTGCCTCCTGGAGCGCAGCAAGCTGAGTCTTGAGAAGGAATGCATAAGCCTGCAGACTGCACtcgagacagagaggagggagcacaGCCAGGGCTCAGAGACCATCAGTGATCTTATGG TGCGAATTGCTAGTTTGGAAGAGGAGGCCCGTCAGCAGAAACAATCTCTGTccaaagctgaagctgagaaGAGGCAGCTTCAGGAGAAACTCACTGATCAAGAGAAG GAAATGAGCAACAAGGAGATAGATTTGACCTACAAGCTAAAGGTGTTGCAGCAGGAGCTAGAACAGGAAGAGACCTCCCATAAGTCCACCAGAGCCCTGCTGGCAGACAAGAGCAAGATCAAAGTAACCATCGAGGGTGCCAAGTCTGAGTCTATGAAGG agctggagcagaagctgGCAGAGGAGCGAGCAGCCAAGCTGCGTTTGGAGAACCGAATACTAGAGCTGGAGAAGCACAGCAGCATGATGGACTGTGACTATAAACAAGCTTTACAGAAACTAGATGAGCTGCGCAGACACAAAGACCGACTCACTGAGGAG GTAAAGAATCTGACGCTCAAGATTGAGCAGGAGAACCAGAAGCGTAACCTGACTCAGAACGACCTGAAAGCCCAGAACCAGCAACTAAACTCCCTCAGAACATCCGAGAAACAgctcaaacaggaaatgaaccaCTTTCTGGACATTAAACGCAGTTTGGAAAAACAGAACCAAGAACTGCGCAA AGAAAGACAGGACACAGATGGACAACTGAAGGAGCTACAGGACCAGTTAGAAGCTGAGCAGTATTTCTCG ACGCTGTATAAGACCCAGGTCCGTGAACTGAAGGAAGAGTGTGATGAAAGGAACAAACTTTACAAAGATGTGCAGCagtctctgcaggagctgcaggaggagag GGACTCGTTAGCAGCTCAGCTTGAGATAACGCTAACAAAAGCTGACTCTGAGCAGCTGGCGCGCTCCATCGCTGAAGAGCAGTACTCAGACctggagaaagagaaaataatgaaggagctggagctgaaggagatgATGGCTCGTCATCGTCAAGAATTATCTGAGAAGGACATCACCATCAGCTCG CTAGAAGAGGCTAATCGCACCTTGACCAGTGATGTTGCCAACCTGGCCAatgagaaggaggagctgaacaaCAAGCTGAGGGAGGCAATAGAAG AACGGGAGAAGTCAAAAGACTGGGAACAGAACATCAGCAACATGAAGCAAACGTTTGAAAAACAACTCCAATCCGAGAGGACGCTGAAAATCCAG GCCGTCAATAAGCTGGCGGAGATCATGAACAGGAAACAGGCCCGTCCTGCAGGCAGTCGACGTGGTAACGACACAGACATGCGgcggaaggagaaggagaacaggaagctgcagttgGAGCTCCGGTCAGAGAAGGAAAagctcaacagcagcatcatcaaATACCAGAAGGAGATCAACGAGATGCAGGCG CAACTTTCAGATGAGAGTCAGATGCGTATCGAGCTGCAGATGGCTTTGGACAGTAAGGACAGTGATATCGAGCAGCTGAGAAATCTCCTCCAGTCTCTGAGTGTTCAATCGATGGACTCTGCCAGTATCAGTAGTGGGCCAGACTTTGACACTGATGACGCATATGCAG AAACGAGGCTTGAAGGATGGCTGTCCCTCCCTGTAAGGAACAACACCAAGAAGTTTGGATGGGAGAAAAAG TATGTCGTAGTGAGCAGCAAAAAGATCCTCTTTTACAACAGCGAGCAAGACAGAGAACAGTCTATTCCCTGCATGGTGCTTGATATTGA CAAACTCTTCCATGTGAGGCCCGTTACTCAGACGGATGTGTACCGTGCTGATGCCAAAGAAATACCCAGAATATTCCAG ATACTTTATGCAAATGAAGGCGAAAGTAAAAAGGAACCTGAGTTTCCAGTGGAGCCCATTGGAGAGAAGTCAAGTTACATCTGTCACAAGGGCCATGAGTTCATCCCTACGCTCTACCATTTCCCCACAAACTGCGAGGCGTGCACCAAGCCGCTGTGGAACGTGTTCAAGCCGCCGCCTGCTCTGGAGTGCCGACGCTGCCATATCAAGTGCCACAAGGACCACATGGACAAAAAGGAGGAGATTATCGCTCCCTGCAAAG TGAACTACGACGTGTCTACGGCaaagaacctgctgctgctggccatatcccaggaggagcagcagaagtgGGTGAGCCGGTTGGTAAAGAAGATTCCGAAGAAGCCTCCAGCACCAGAGCACTTTTCACGCTCATCACCGCGCGCCTCCATGAAAGTTCAGCCCAGCCAGTCCATGAGGAGGCCCAGCCGACAGCTCCCCACCAGCAAGAGCAG TTAA